A part of Clarias gariepinus isolate MV-2021 ecotype Netherlands chromosome 14, CGAR_prim_01v2, whole genome shotgun sequence genomic DNA contains:
- the lrrc45 gene encoding leucine-rich repeat-containing protein 45: MENFRRTYQRLCKEAGVEPQESVLAQLQEVRAAAGGAKLDLNGQSLTVESCSMLGKTLQNDTLFTEFILSDCMLSEEGIKLLLKGLCSNTTVKLLDLKGNNLRGAGAEALGKMLVRNKTLQRLVLEWNALGMWEEGFSVFCEGLASNSSLIRLDLRNNQINHQGAVEIALALKRNSVLRELDLRWNNIGLLGGRALLDALLQNRTLLQLEMAGNNIPSDTLKAIEQSMDHNTDRISTLRESHTKTQVLNKEIQILKEEKNRQFLGLMETIDKQRDEMGRSSRTSSVRLGQLQEALNERKSAVNSLTAKLQMTEAALALSEQKVNNLGDVLTKTKTERTELMDKQFREMKKLQEDSSLREGKLLREVSSLTERNHQLKNKLEEAERRCKGQQEQIFELKQELTNSTAELKLRLSQTEQRLDLEKRRSKQALEDMDSLHQKEVDHVNKHLEESERALQDRILKLEGQRLQLEEELSRMKAALVTERAQAEEELGKMRAQVRLEEQQHLNIMEEKLRSLRQARDEAQSHCTQQKQTVTELQSRVGQQSIEMDGLRRRIDELQQELAGKEQEKVAEVTRVKVELQEQIGHLQAERTVQSGLKEKIAALEREIKALSTTHREALLDKESEISSLHERLRTREAEIQRMRDDEAQRASFLQSAILTYVQGSPLGHHSPKK; the protein is encoded by the exons ATGGAGAATTTTAGACGAACCTACCAGCGTTTGTGTAAGGAAGCAGGCGTGGAGCCCCAGGAGTCGGTCTTGGCTCAGCTGCAGGAGGTCCGGGCTGCGGCCGGTGGCGCCAAACTGGACCTGAACGGCCAGAGTCTCACAGTGGAGTCCTGCTCCATGCTGGGCAAGACACTGCAGAATGACACACTTTTCACTGAGTTCATCCTCAGTGACTGCATGCTTAGCGAGGAAG GCATCAAGCTTCTCCTGAAGGGGTTGTGTTCCAACACCACGGTAAAGCTTCTCGATCTTAAG GGTAACAACTTAAGAGGTGCAGGAGCAGAGGCTTTGGGGAAGATGTTGGTGAGAAACAAGACGCTGCAAAG GCTTGTGTTGGAGTGGAATGCTTTAGGAATGTGGGAAGAAGGCTTTTCTGTATTCTGCGAAGGTCTCGCTTCAAATAGTTCCCTTATCCGGCTAGACTTGCGCAACAACCAGATCAACCACCAGGGAGCAGTTGAGATTGCTCTGGCCTTAAAAAGGAACTCGGTCTTACGAGAGCTTG ACCTGCGGTGGAATAACATCGGCCTGCTGGGCGGCCGAGCTTTGCTAGACGCTCTACTGCAGAACCGCACTCTCCTTCAGCTCGAGATGGCTGGCAACAACATCCCTAGTGACACCCTAAAAGCCATTG AGCAGTCTATGGATCACAATACAGATAGGATTTCAACCCTGCGAGAAAGCCACACCAAGACTCAGGTGCTCAACAAGGAGATCCAGATCCTCAAAGAGGAAAAGAACCGACAG TTTCTAGGTCTAATGGAGACCATAGATAAACAGAGAGATGAGATGGGGAGGAGCAGCAG AACTTCATCAGTTCGCTTGGGGCAACTTCAGGAAGCTCTGAACGAACGCAAATCAGCTGTGAACTCCCTCACAGCCAA GTTACAGATGACCGAAGCTGCTTTGGCTCTGTCTGAGCAGAAAGTCAATAACTTGGGAGATGtactgacaaaaacaaaaactgagagGACTGAACTTATGGACAAGCAATTTAGAGAGATGAAGAAGCTGCAAGAG GACAGCTCTCTTCGAGAAGGGAAGCTTTTGAGGGAAGTCAGTAGTCTAACCGAGAGGAACCACCAACTAAAAAACAAG CTAGAGGAGGCTGAGCGGCGCTGCAAAGGGCAACAAGAGCAGATCTTTGAGCTGAAGCAGGAGCTGACCAATTCCACTGCAGAGCTGAAATTACGCCTTTCCCAAACTGAAC AACGGTTGGACTTGGAGAAGAGAAGATCCAAACAAGCTCTCGAAGACATGGACAGTTTGCATCAGAAAGAG GTCGATCATGTCAATAAGCACCTGGAGGAGAGTGAGAGAGCCCTACAAGACCGTATTCTCAAACTTGAAGGACAGCGGCTCCAGCTGGAGGAG GAGCTAAGCCGAATGAAGGCTGCTTTGGTGACCGAGAGGGCTCAGGCTGAGGAAGAACTTGGGAAAATGCGTGCACAAGTACGACTGGAAGAG CAGCAGCATTTAAATATCATGGAGGAGAAACTACGGAGCTTACGTCAGGCACGTGACGAGGCTCAGAGCCACTGCACACAACAGAAGCAGACCGTCACGGAGCTGCAGAGTCGAGTCGGCCAGCAGAGCATAGAGATGGACGGCCTACGGCGCAGGATAGATGAGCTGCAGCAG GAGCTTGCAGGGAAAGAGCAGGAGAAGGTGGCGGAGGTGACGAGGGTTAAGGTAGAGCTGCAGGAGCAGATCGGTCACTTGCAAGCTGAGAGGACAGTGCAGAGCGGCTTAAAGGAGAAGATCGCTGCTttggagagagagataaaag CACTTAGCACCACTCACCGAGAGGCTCTTCTGGACAAAGAAAGCGAGATCTCGTCTCTGCACGAGCGCCTGCGCACACGGGAAGCGGAGATCCAACGCATGCGAGACGATGAGGCACAGAGAGCTAGTTTTCTTCAGAGTGCCATCCTCACTTACGTTCAAGGTTCCCCTCTTGGACACCACAGCCCGAAAAAATGA
- the cabp5a gene encoding calcium-binding protein 5a — MTACIFIRGGKFERALADDEIAELLEAFEEFDKDKDGLISCKDLGNLMRTMGYMPTEMELIELGQTINMNLGGQVDFEDFVDLMAPKLMAETAGMIGMKELRDAFRQFDMDGDGEITTEELKLAMNKLLGENMNQKEIDAVVREVDNNGDGTVDFEEFVKMMSSC; from the exons ATGACTGCGTGCATCTTCATACGAGGAGGAAAGTTT gagAGAGCCCTCGCAGATGATGAGATTGCAG AGCTTCTTGAGGCCTTTGAAGAGTTTGATAAGGATAAGGATGGACTGATCAGCTGTAAAGATCTAGGCAATCTGATGAGAACTATGGGTTACATGCCTACAGAGATGGAGCTGATTGAGCTGGGCCAGACGATTAATATGAACC TGGGAGGACAGGTGGATTTTGAAGACTTTGTGGACCTGATGGCACCAAAACTCATGGCGGAAACAGCTGGAATGATTGGCATGAAAGAGCTGAGGGATGCTTTCAGACAG TTTGACATGGACGGTGATGGGGAGATCACGACAGAGGAGCTGAAGTTGGCCATGAACAAGCTGTTGGGGGAAAACATGAATCAAAAAGAGATTGACGCGGTGGTTAGGGAGGTCGATAACAATGGTGATGGAACTGTAGACTTCGAAG AgtttgtgaaaatgatgtcaagCTGCTGA
- the gdpd3b gene encoding lysophospholipase D GDPD1 encodes MEAELGVGVVVVAVGLYIASSLYLLHNPLLLHKKKSLAFYSRHISHRGGAGERIENTMEAFTHAVQVGTEMLELDCNLTLDGYVVVCHDKNLKILTGSDVNISSVKFQDLPLYKEKLEVIFSAGQYSTGKDRRIALLEDVFKKFPQVPINIEVKQNNDLLVQKVSDLVKKYDRETITVWASDDSEIMAKCRKQNPYMPYSFTPRRGILLLVLYYTGLLPFCPLGESLLQFYLPSVINRGYIPEEAIFKNRFAVYLIEKLTMRKSLFEHLVKRGMQVHLFVCNNEKDMAEAFAFGATGVMSDYPTILSDYLKKHPAV; translated from the exons ATGGAGGCTGAGCTGGGAGTCGGAGTGGTGGTCGTGGCTGTAGGATTGTACATCGCGAGCTCACTTTATCTGCTACATAACCCACTTCTTCTCCATAAGAAAAAATCTTTAGCCTTTTACAGCAGGCACATTTCTCACAGAGGCG GTGCAGGTGAGAGGATAGAAAACACTATGGAGGCTTTTACACA TGCAGTACAAGTGGGAACGGAGATGCTGGAGCTGGACTGTAATTTAACTCTAGACGGTTATGTTGTGGTGTGCCATGACAAAAACCTTAAAATACTGACAGGATCTGATGTGAACATCTCTTCAGTTAAGTTTCAG gaCTTGCCACTCTATAAAGAGAAGCTTGAGGTGATATTCAGTGCTG GGCAATACAGTACAGGGAAGGACAGGAGAATTGCCCTGCTCGAGGACGTCTTCAAGAAATTCCCCCAAGTGCCAATCAACATCGAggttaaacaaaacaatgacCTGCTGGTACAAAAG GTTTCTGATCTGGTGAAAAAATATGACAGGGAAACCATCACTGTCTGGGCCTCTGATGATTCTGAAATCATGGCAAAATGCCGAAAACAG AACCCCTATATGCCATACAGCTTCACCCCGAGACGAGGAATCCTTCTTCTAGTACTCTACTACACAGGCCTTCTGCCCTTCTGCCCTCTGGGAGAGAGCCTACTGCAGTTCTACCTACCCAGTGTAATCAACAG GGGATATATACCAGAGGAGGCTATTTTCAAGAACAGATTTGCAGTCTATCTCATTGAAAA ACTGACTATGAGAAAGTCTTTGTTTGAGCACTTGGTGAAGCGAGGCATGCAG GTCCATCTGTTCGTGTGCAACAACGAGAAGGACATGGCTGAGGCTTTCGCATTCGGAGCCACTGGAGTGATGTCTGATTATCCCACCATCCTATCAGACTACTTGAAAAAACATCCAGCTGTTTAA
- the nif3l1 gene encoding LOW QUALITY PROTEIN: NIF3-like protein 1 (The sequence of the model RefSeq protein was modified relative to this genomic sequence to represent the inferred CDS: substituted 1 base at 1 genomic stop codon) gives MWLGDLRNDPDARVKVFLKRIECNRKLRNLSLKTRERRWCACIRPVTVGVVXNKTPTGSVSSVTAEVSASMITSFMNISRRFFTLNCSLIRFNLLPNTALNRKPHYRKATFAQHSSICHPFRIPASVLSSRFFSHPPSSMDLKTVLDVLERLAPLSLAESWDNVGLLVEPSKQRPIKTIVLTNDLTADVMDEAEAAMCDLIVSYHPPLFRPFKRLVQKDWKQQLAIRAIESGIAVFSPHTSWDSVKDGLNDWLIEGIGRGQVTVLRQALCSAYQNHRLEFSAKNQEELEKILTELRKTENSDTFQYNILRTERELQHVILNCPSSELTPAVQVILGNATASQSLNITQPQQPPLLGCGQGRHAVLDEPISVAEALQRMKKHLGLPYLRLALGNHRTLDSEVKSVAVCAGSGASVLQGVKADLYITGEMSHHEVLDAVSKGTSVILSEHSNSERGFLTVFKERLSAHLTDSVTIIISKKDKDPLQVM, from the exons ATGTGGCTCGGAGACTTGAGGAATGACCCTGATGCTAGGGTAAAAGTGTTCCTAAAGAGGATTGAGTGTAACAGGAAACTGAGAAATCTGTCTCT GAAAACAAGAGAGAGGAGGTGGTGCGCGTGCATTCGTCCAGTCACAGTTggtgttgtttaaaataaaacgcCCACCGGAAGTGTTAGCAGCGTCACTGCCG AGGTGTCTGCATCCATGATTACTAGCTTTATGAACATCTCAAGAAGATTCTTCACGTTGAACTGCAGCTTGATACGGTTTAATCTCCTCCCAAACACTGCCCTCAACAGAAAACCTCATTACCGAAAAGCAACCTTTGCTCAACATTCTTCCATTTGTCATCCATTTCGCATCCCTGCTTCTGTTCTTTCTTCTCGTTTTTTCTCACACCCTCCTTCCTCCATGGATTTAAAGACAGTCCTGGATGTTCTTGAGCGGCTTGCACCACTCTCCTTGGCTGAATCTTGGGATAATGTTGGCCTCTTGGTGGAACCGAGCAAACAACGTCCAATCAAGACGATCGTCCTCACCAACGATCTCACAGCTGACGTTATGGACGAAGCTGAAGCGGCGATGTGTGACCTCATCGTTTCATATCACCCGCCTCTTTTCCGTCCTTTCAAGCGACTTGTACAGAAGGACTGGAAACAGCAATTGGCCATCAGAGCTATAGAAAGCGGTATAGCTGTCTTCTCTCCGCATACGTCGTGGGATAGCGTGAAAGACGGCCTGAATGATTGGTTGATAGAAGGCATAG GTAGGGGACAAGTGACGGTGTTAAGACAGGCTCTCTGTAGCGCATATCAAAATCACAGACTGGAGTTCTCAGCAAAAAATCAAGAGGAGCTTGAAAAAATCTTGACTGAgttgagaaagacagaaaatagTGACACCTTTCAGTACAACATACTTCG GACTGAACGAGAGCTACAGCATGTGATCCTGAACTGTCCCAGCTCAGAACTGACACCTGCTGTTCAGGTCATATTAGGAAATGCTacagccagccagtctcttaACATCACACAGCCCCAGCAG CCACCGTTACTAGGCTGCGGTCAAGGTCGGCATGCTGTGTTGGATGAGCCGATATCTGTAGCTGAGGCGCTCCAGAGAATGAAGAAACACCTCGGCCTGCCTTACCTTAGACTGGCTCTGGGAAATCACAGAACATTGG ATTCTGAAGTGAAGAGTGTAGCTGTGTGTGCTGGCTCAGGAGCTTCAGTCCTGCAGGGTGTGAAAGCAGACCTCTACATCACTG GTGAGATGTCTCATCACGAGGTGCTGGATGCTGTCTCTAAAGGCACAAGTGTGATTCTGAGTGAGCACAGTAACAGCGAGAGGGGATTTCTCACTGTGTTTAAGGAGCGTCTGTCTGCACATCTTACAGACTCCGTCACCATAATCATctcaaaaaaagacaaagacccTCTGCAGGTCATGTGA